The DNA region TGATTGGAAAGTATTATTCCCACAAGAGCTTTCAGCAAACGAGAGGATCCAAAACCACTTGAAGCGTGGTTTAGATATATTGATGGAAGCTATTGAAAGAGTTGAACTATCACAACCAAGGGCAAGTGCACAAAAGCAGAGACACATTTGTACAAGTGAAGGAGTTGCTTTTCAGACCTAAACCGAATAGAACGCACAATGGTTTCAATATGTTTATAGACTCGGTGAACCAGAAGCTATTGGccaagaaacaataaacaaaccatctttaatcttatttttcttgCAAATAAAATAACTCGAATCTTTTGTTAAGTTTACATCTTTTTTTTCCAAGCACCACgaatatataataatacaaGACCAAATGTTTGTCGACACCTATACAAACGTTCTGACTTGACCACAACAGACTGAAATGATCACCAGTCTTCTGCTCCTTTAGTTACACCAAGAACCACAGCAATCGTTGCAAGAATAGCCTGAAAGTGTTTTTTACACATCATTTTGATCAACGTCCAATGCAATCAAAGGACAAACATGAAAGACGAGAGATAGTATTGAATAACTTACAGCGATGGTGCAAGCAATGTATCCTGGCTTCTCCCTATGGTCGATCCTCCTTCCAACTATCATGATGAACATTCCAACGTACCAAGGGATTGCTCCAAGGAAAAACCCAACTATGAACCTTCAGCAAGATCAAACACAAACTCTTATTATGAGATAACTAACAAGTGTAAATAGTGTAGCAGCCATGTGCAAGAGAAAGTTCAGAGATTCAAAACAAAGAGGGAACTTACAGGAACCATCCAAGACCAATTCCACAGCAAGGAAGGCGGCGTTGTCGCACATGCACAGGTCTTCCTTCGGCAATACCATATACTGAAAACAGAGAACAACAAGATATGTTTAAAACATAAGAAATGATGAAGATGCATCGATTCATGCTCTTGCTTTTGCTTTAGACTTGAACAAGAATGAGACATGACACAACAACGTACTTTACAGACTATataacacaaacaaaaccaagaCAATTAACTACTGCTGGAACCTAAAGCTcctgaaaactttaaaatctcaaataGTTGAACATACAAACCCTAAATTCTTAGCCAATAGCCAAAGATCCAAACTTTAAAATCTTTTGCTCAAATTGTTGATTATACAAACCCTAAATTCTAGCCAAAGCTCCAAACTTTACCATCTTTTGCTCAAATTATgcaaaccctaaattctaaattgtTGATCATACAAACCCTAAATTAGTTTCTACtgcaacagaaaaaaaaacacgatCTTGAGGTCAAATTATCACAAAACAAACTCccaattgaaaagaaaaaactgacGAGATCGTCATCAATTTTCActaaaattcaaaccctaaatccctaaatcTGAATCAGCAAAAATTCAATTCAGCAAAGAGAAGCAATATACCTGGAACGGTTTGATACCCGTGGGCGTAATGAGGAGCGGGTGGATCGTAGACTCCAGGTGGAGCAGAGGGTTGAGGAAATCCAGTGACCGGAGGAGAGTTCTGCGGCCGCGGAGGAGGATAATTGGAAACACCTTGAAACGTACCgtattgatgatgatgatgctgggTACCTGCTTCATCAGCGAAGCCTTTgcttttgtcttcttctccttgaccCATCCTTTTAGCTCTTCAGcttatcttcttcctccttttcGTCTCGATcgctctctctttctctctgacTAATCGAGATGGAGATATTTTTTGCAACGCGTTGAAACTATCGAAGAagtctttttaattttttttattttattttcttttggacCCGAGATAACGTGTATTTTTATGGTTCGGACACGGAAGTATTATTTGTGCCTTAACAACCACCGACTGAAATGTTTGACTAGGGTATTTAATAATTACGATTAATtagtagtattttattaaaaatctgTTTAAGAAATATGTGGTTGTGGATTATGAGATTAATTAatttctcttaatcattaaaGCTTCATATTGGTTTCTTATCcatctaacttttttttatcaacaatcAATCTAACTAATCAATTATCAAGAAATGATTTATGtgacctaattttttttatgactAGTGAACAAAAATAATACTGCTACCAAATTGGAGAAAATTCAGAGATCTGAATGTATAAGCAAAttcattttcttgttttctccttttctttatttaaatttcGCAGTTACAATTGTCAACTATCAACTATCAACTTCATTGTTAATCTTTATATTatactttctttctttctttaaattATACTCTCAGTGAGTGCaatttgttttctcttctttttcccCATCTAAAAGTGGAGCCTTTGGCCCTTTGCCTTTAATTCTTAGCCAGAGAAAATTAGACTTTGAACAATTAATTATGTTAAGAAGAAAAGAGttattaattcaaatatttgaaagcaaaaaaaaatcagtggtTTCAAATGGTAACTGTTAAATTGAATgggaaaattaataaaatactgAAAAAATATTCAgtcaaagaaatgaaaaatcCAGAAATATATGACTTTGTGTTCATTTCATTCCTCGAGGAAATtaaagaaagattttttttcataatttttttcattcataAGAAAATGAAAGGAATAGAATAGATCCCATAAATCTACAATctgattaaaaaattaaacagagGAATGAAAAATTCACCATCACTTTTTTCCTAAAGTGTGGTCTGTattcaagaaagaaaaaggtTTCATTACAGAGCATCATGTATCAAAACATGGTGAATATACGTATATATTGAGATGTGATACTCCTACTCCAAGCTTGGTATTGAACCATTTACAAGTAGGAATGATCaaagaaaaattggaaaacATGATTGTATAATGAAAATAGAAACCAAACTTTCTTCAACAAGCACAAATATCCTGAGAGCAAACTTGGCCACCGCAATCATCACCATCTACGGATTCAGAGAATCCTTGGTTACTTGGGACTGCAATGACTATCACCTTCTCATCATCTCGTTTACCTTCTTCCCGTTCAATAAGATTCTTCTTTAGGTCACTCAAATCTTCGTTTGTCTCTGTCACGGAGCTATGAAGAATGGAGAAGCAAGTGAAACAAGAAAACACTAGATTGATAGCAAACAAGGCGATGCAGAAGATCACGACGATACAAGTGTAAGTA from Raphanus sativus cultivar WK10039 chromosome 8, ASM80110v3, whole genome shotgun sequence includes:
- the LOC130498308 gene encoding 60S ribosomal protein L18a-like protein is translated as MGQGEEDKSKGFADEAGTQHHHHQYGTFQGVSNYPPPRPQNSPPVTGFPQPSAPPGVYDPPAPHYAHGYQTVPVYGIAEGRPVHVRQRRLPCCGIGLGWFLFIVGFFLGAIPWYVGMFIMIVGRRIDHREKPGYIACTIAAILATIAVVLGVTKGAEDW
- the LOC108822393 gene encoding uncharacterized protein LOC108822393; the protein is MDTYTCIVVIFCIALFAINLVFSCFTCFSILHSSVTETNEDLSDLKKNLIEREEGKRDDEKVIVIAVPSNQGFSESVDGDDCGGQVCSQDICAC